A stretch of Phoenix dactylifera cultivar Barhee BC4 chromosome 16, palm_55x_up_171113_PBpolish2nd_filt_p, whole genome shotgun sequence DNA encodes these proteins:
- the LOC103718772 gene encoding DNA (cytosine-5)-methyltransferase 1B-like isoform X1, which produces MGSMAWNLGSADSTGVKRKHKGMPSTKKEKIIDNTKVEHEIMTDMKEEPVEDGEEPVARKRPKRAAACSNFKEKSVRLSDKSAVLESKKNRQVEEEMAAVDLTKLGPEDLPPCRKLLDFILHDADGNPQPFEMSEIDDLFITALVMPMDDDLEKERERGVKCEGFGRIESWSISGYDEGSAVVWISTESVDYECVKPASSYRRFYDHFYDKACICVEVYRKLARSVGGNPDLSLEELLAAVVRYMNGTKNASGGFISKDFVISLGEFIYKQLVGLDETTENSHVNLATLPALVALRDECKSRIEYNRVPPMVSNGSVKINEGGNLEGTEDEDEKLARLLQEEEEWKLMKQQRGRRSGTSQRNIYIKISEAEIANDYPLPAYYEPSVEEMDEYIYFDSDSSYMSYPDLPRRVLDNWALYNSDSRLISLELIPMKPCTEIDVTAFGSGNMRMDDGSGFCLEADPGQSSSNTFDNLDCGFPIYLSAIKEWMIEFGSSIIFVSIRTDCAWYRLGKPTKQYAPWFEPVLKTANVAISIIKLLKEQSRVSRLSFADVIKKVSEFEKRHPAYISSNLTLVERYIVVHGQIILQQFAEYPDENIRKCAFVTGLSDKMMERRHTKLVMKKKVVVKKEANLNPSATMRPVLSKRDVMRATTTRLINRIWSDYYSNYFPEDSKEDYHELKDVEEPEENEEEEMEEENILIQGEIDSKPWSSVQSHKPKLNSKEIKWDGELTDRKDSGETLYGRAVVRGTVVAIGGAVTVEADELEEMPTILFVEYMFEKLDGMKMVHGRVMKKGSQTVLGNAANEREVFLTNECMEFELGDIKESVTVEIRSRLWGHKHRKEYFDEDKIDRAKAEERKRKGLPMEFFCKSSYWPQQGAFLSLPYDDLGLGTGVCNSCKQRASESNEFKINSMTSFVYKKIEYNVHDFLYVTPQFFGENKFEDRGTFKAGRNVGLKAYVVCHLLEIDVTAGPKQPTPKSTQVKVRRFYRPENISAAKAYGSDIREVYYSEEIVSVPVEMIEGKCEVRKRNDLPNLDFPVVIDHVFFCDYSYDPVKGALNQLPANVKFASLTRKASKTTLKKNKGKEKCKEGRQDGSNKLKDIAQENQLATLDIFAGCGGLSAGLQQSGVSFTKWAIEYEQPAGEAFSKNHPETLMFIDNCNVILRAIMEKCGDADDCIATDEAVKLTAGLDEEKLKNLPMPGEVDFINGGPPCQGFSGMNRFSQSTWSKVQCEMILAFLSFVEYFRPRFFLLENVRNFVSFNKGQTFRLTLASLLEMGYQVRFGILEAGAYGVPQSRKRAFIWAASPKETLPKWPEPMHVFASPELKITMPGGVHYAAVRSTAGGAPFRSITVRDTIGDLPPVPNGASKPTIEYGSQPVSWFQKLIRGNMFALNDHISKEMNELNFIRCQRIPKHPGADWHDLLDEKVKLSTGQIVDLIPWCLPNTAKRHNQWKGLFGRLDWEGNFPTSITDPQPMGKVGMCFHPDQDRIITVRECARSQGFLDSYHFSGNIQNRHKQIGNAVPPPLAYVLGLKLKEAVDAKSSSA; this is translated from the exons GTGTGAAGAGAAAACACAAAGGAATGCCTTCAacgaagaaagagaaaatcatTGATAACACCAAGGTGGAACATGAAATAATGACAGACATGAAGGAAGAGCCTGTCGAGGATGGTGAAGAACCTGTTGCTCGCAAGAGGCCGAAGAGAGCTGCTGCATGCTCAAATTTCAAGGAGAAATCTGTCAGGTTATCTGATAAATCTGCAGTTCTTGAATCAAAGAAAAACCGTCAAGTGGAGGAAGAGATGGCTGCCGTTGATTTGACCAAACTTGGTCCTGAAGATCTTCCACCATGCAGAAAACTTCTAGACTTCATCTTGCATGATGCTGATGGAAACCCTCAGCCTTTTGAAATGTCTGAAATTGATGATCTTTTTATCACTGCTCTTGTCATGCCCATGGATGATGAtttggagaaagagagagaaaggggagtAAAATGTGAAGGATTTGGGCGGATTGAGTCTTGGTCAATTTCTGGTTATGATGAAGGGTCAGCGGTAGTTTGGATTTCAACTGAAAGTGTAGATTATGAATGTGTAAAACCTGCAAGCAGTTACAGAAGGTTCTATGATCATTTCTATGACAAGGCATGCATTTGTGTTGAGGTTTACAGAAAACTAGCCAGATCTGTTGGTGGAAATCCAGATTTAAGTCTTGAAGAGCTACTTGCTGCTGTTGTCCGTTACATGAATGGAACCAAGAATGCCTCTGGTGGATTTATTAGTAAAGATTTTGTGATCTCTCTTGGTGAATTCATATACAAACAGCTAGTTGGATTGGATGAGACCACAGAGAACAGTCATGTGAATTTAGCCACATTGCCAGCTCTTGTTGCTTTAAGAGATGAATGTAAAAGTAGAATAGAGTACAATAGGGTGCCTCCAATGGTCTCAAATGGTAGCGTGAAGATTAATGAAGGAGGAAATCTGGAGGGTACTGAAGATGAGGATGAGAAACTAGCACGGTTgttgcaggaggaggaagagtgGAAGTTGATGAAGCAGCAGAGGGGCCGTCGTTCTGGGACTTCTCAAAggaatatatatatcaaaatcaGTGAGGCAGAGATTGCTAATGATTATCCTTTGCCTGCATACTATGAACCCTCTGTTGAAGAAATGGATGAGTATATCTACTTCGACAGTGACAGCAGCTACATGTCCTATCCTGACCTTCCCAGAAGAGTTCTGGACAACTGGGCTTTATATAATTCTGACTCAAGACTTATTTCTTTAGAGCTAATCCCAATGAAGCCCTGCACAGAAATTGATGTGACAGCTTTTGGATCTGGTAACATGAGAATGGATGATGGTAGTGGGTTCTGTTTAGAGGCTGACCCAGGCCAGTCTTCTTCAAATACATTTGACAACCTGGATTGTGGGTTTCCAATATATCTGAGCGCAATTAAGGAATGGATGATTGAATTTGGCTCTTCCATTATTTTCGTATCAATTCGAACAGATTGTGCCTG GTACAGATTAGGAAAGCCGACAAAGCAGTATGCTCCATGGTTTGAACCAGTCCTTAAAACTGCAAATGTTGCTATTAGTATCATCAAGTTGTTGAAAGAACAAAGCCGGGTGTCAAGGCTTTCCTTTGCAGATGTGATCAAGAAAGTTTCAGAGTTTGAAAAGCGTCATCCTGCGTACATATCCTCAAATCTGACATTGGTAGAGAGATATATTGTTGTGCATGGTCAGATTATCCTTCAGCAATTTGCTGAGTATCCAGATGAGAACATTCGAAAGTGTGCTTTTGTCACTGGCCTTTCAGACAAGATGATGGAAAGACGTCACACAAAACTTGTTATGAAGAAAAAAGTTGTGGTAAAGAAAGAAGCAAATCTGAATCCAAGTGCAACAATGAGGCCTGTGTTGTCCAAGAGGGATGTAATGCGTGCTACAACAACAAGGCTGATAAATAGGATATGGAGTGATTACTACTCCAATTACTTTCCAGAGGATTCAAAGGAGGATTATCATGAATTGAAAGATGTTGAGGAACCAGAAGagaatgaagaggaagaaaTGGAAGAAGAGAACATATTGATCCAGGGGGAGATTGATTCAAAGCCCTGGTCATCCGTACAGTCTCACAAGCCAAAGCTTAATTCTAAGGAAATAAAATGGGATGGGGAACTAACTGACAGAAAAGATTCTGGGGAAACTCTTTATGGACGAGCAGTTGTTCGTGGAACTGTAGTTGCCATTGGTGGAGCAGTAACTGTAGAAGCTGATGAATTGGAAGAAATGCCAACTATATTATTTGTTGAGTACATGTTTGAAAAACTTGATGGCATGAAAATGGTACATGGCAGGGTAATGAAGAAAGGATCTCAAACTGTTCTTGGAAATGCTGCAAATGAGAGGGAGGTTTTCCTGACTAATGAATGCATGGAATTTGAACTGGGAGATATTAAAGAATCTGTAACTGTGGAAATTCGGTCACGGTTATGGGGACACAAGCATAGAAAGGAGTACTTTGATGAGGATAAGATTGATAGGGCAAAGGCAgaggagagaaaaaggaaaggactgCCTATGGAATTCTTCTGCAAAAGCTCATATTGGCCTCAGCAAGGTGCCTTTTTGTCTCTTCCTTATGATGACTTGGGCCTTGGAACTGGTGTTTGCAACTCATGCAAACAGAGAGCATCAGAGAGCAATGAATTTAAAATAAACTCCATGACAAGTTTTGTGTACAAGAAGATCGAGTACAATGTCCATGACTTTTTGTATGTCACACCCCAGTTTTTTGGTGAGAACAAATTCGAGGATCGTGGAACTTTTAAGGCTGGCCggaatgtgggactaaaagccTATGTTGTGTGCCATTTGCTAGAAATTGATGTTACTGCAGGGCCTAAACAGCCTACCCCAAAATCAACCCAGGTCAAGGTCAGAAGATTTTACAGACCTGAAAATATTTCTGCTGCAAAAGCATATGGTTCTGATATTAGAGAA GTTTATTACAGTGAAGAGATAGTTAGTGTGCCCGTAGAGATGATAGAGGGTAAATGCGAAGTGAGAAAGAGAAATGATCTGCCAAATCTGGACTTCCCTGTGGTTATTGATCATGTGTTCTTTTGTGACTATTCTTATGATCCTGTAAAAGGAGCTCTCAATCAG TTGCCTGCCAATGTGAAATTTGCCTCCTTGACACGAAAGGCATCTAAAACTACTCTGAAAAAGAATAAGGGTAAGGAAAAATGTAAAGAAGGTAGGCAAGATGGCTCCAATAAATTGAAGGACATAGCCCAAGAAAACCAGTTGGCTACGCTAGATATTTTTGCTGGTTGTGGAGGCCTGTCAGCGGGATTACAGCAATCCG GTGTTTCATTTACAAAATGGGCAATTGAATATGAACAGCCAGCTGGTGAAGCATTTAGTAAAAATCATCCGGAAACCTTGATGTTTATAGACAATTGCAATGTAATTTTAAG GGCTATTATGGAGAAGTGTGGGGATGCAGATGATTGCATTGCAACTGATGAGGCTGTTAAATTGACAGCTGGGCTTGATGAGGAGAAGCTTAAGAACCTGCCAATGCCGGGTGAAGTAGATTTCATCAATGGGGGGCCTCCATGCCAG GGCTTTTCTGGCATGAATAGATTCAGTCAAAGCACATGGAGTAAAGTACAATGTGAGATGATTCTAGCATTTCTATCTTTCGTCGAATATTTCCGGCCACGTTTCTTCCTTTTGGAGAACGTgagaaattttgtttcattcaaTAAGGGGCAAACATTCCGATTGACTCTTGCTTCACTATTGGAAATGGGATACCAG GTGCGGTTTGGAATTCTGGAGGCAGGAGCTTATGGTGTGCCACAATCAAGAAAAAGAGCATTTATTTGGGCAGCTTCTCCCAAGGAGACTCTTCCCAAGTGGCCAGAACCTATGCATGTCTTTGCTAGTCCAGAACTGAAGATAACAATGCCTGGTGGTGTGCACTATGCTGCTGTTCGGAGTACTGCTGGTGGAGCACCATTCCGTTCCATAACTGTTCGGGATACGATAGGGGATCTTCCACCAGTCCCTAATGGAGCTTCAAAACCCACAATTGAA TATGGAAGCCAACCAGTTTCCTGGTTTCAAAAGCTAATTCGAGGTAACATGTTTGCCCTGAATGATCACATCTCCAAAGAAATgaatgaactgaattttattcgGTGTCAACGAATTCCAAAGCATCCAGGTGCTGACTGGCATGACCTCCTGGATGAAAAG GTTAAACTATCAACTGGGCAAATAGTGGATTTGATTCCATGGTGCCTACCGAACACTGCAAAGAGGCACAATCAATGGAAGGGGCTCTTTGGGAGGTTGGACTGGGAAGGAAATTTCCCTACTTCGATCACAGATCCCCAGCCCATGGGAAAGGTCGGAATGTGCTTTCACCCTGACCAAGATAGGATTATCACAGTCCGCGAATGTGCACGGTCTCAA GGATTTCTCGATAGCTACCATTTTTCAGGGAATATTCAGAATAGGCACAAGCAAATTGGTAATGCTGTCCCTCCTCCACTTGCCTATGTGCTAGGTTTGAAACTGAAGGAAGCTGTTGATGCAAAGTCTTCTTCAGCTTGA
- the LOC103718772 gene encoding DNA (cytosine-5)-methyltransferase 1B-like isoform X2 → MPSTKKEKIIDNTKVEHEIMTDMKEEPVEDGEEPVARKRPKRAAACSNFKEKSVRLSDKSAVLESKKNRQVEEEMAAVDLTKLGPEDLPPCRKLLDFILHDADGNPQPFEMSEIDDLFITALVMPMDDDLEKERERGVKCEGFGRIESWSISGYDEGSAVVWISTESVDYECVKPASSYRRFYDHFYDKACICVEVYRKLARSVGGNPDLSLEELLAAVVRYMNGTKNASGGFISKDFVISLGEFIYKQLVGLDETTENSHVNLATLPALVALRDECKSRIEYNRVPPMVSNGSVKINEGGNLEGTEDEDEKLARLLQEEEEWKLMKQQRGRRSGTSQRNIYIKISEAEIANDYPLPAYYEPSVEEMDEYIYFDSDSSYMSYPDLPRRVLDNWALYNSDSRLISLELIPMKPCTEIDVTAFGSGNMRMDDGSGFCLEADPGQSSSNTFDNLDCGFPIYLSAIKEWMIEFGSSIIFVSIRTDCAWYRLGKPTKQYAPWFEPVLKTANVAISIIKLLKEQSRVSRLSFADVIKKVSEFEKRHPAYISSNLTLVERYIVVHGQIILQQFAEYPDENIRKCAFVTGLSDKMMERRHTKLVMKKKVVVKKEANLNPSATMRPVLSKRDVMRATTTRLINRIWSDYYSNYFPEDSKEDYHELKDVEEPEENEEEEMEEENILIQGEIDSKPWSSVQSHKPKLNSKEIKWDGELTDRKDSGETLYGRAVVRGTVVAIGGAVTVEADELEEMPTILFVEYMFEKLDGMKMVHGRVMKKGSQTVLGNAANEREVFLTNECMEFELGDIKESVTVEIRSRLWGHKHRKEYFDEDKIDRAKAEERKRKGLPMEFFCKSSYWPQQGAFLSLPYDDLGLGTGVCNSCKQRASESNEFKINSMTSFVYKKIEYNVHDFLYVTPQFFGENKFEDRGTFKAGRNVGLKAYVVCHLLEIDVTAGPKQPTPKSTQVKVRRFYRPENISAAKAYGSDIREVYYSEEIVSVPVEMIEGKCEVRKRNDLPNLDFPVVIDHVFFCDYSYDPVKGALNQLPANVKFASLTRKASKTTLKKNKGKEKCKEGRQDGSNKLKDIAQENQLATLDIFAGCGGLSAGLQQSGVSFTKWAIEYEQPAGEAFSKNHPETLMFIDNCNVILRAIMEKCGDADDCIATDEAVKLTAGLDEEKLKNLPMPGEVDFINGGPPCQGFSGMNRFSQSTWSKVQCEMILAFLSFVEYFRPRFFLLENVRNFVSFNKGQTFRLTLASLLEMGYQVRFGILEAGAYGVPQSRKRAFIWAASPKETLPKWPEPMHVFASPELKITMPGGVHYAAVRSTAGGAPFRSITVRDTIGDLPPVPNGASKPTIEYGSQPVSWFQKLIRGNMFALNDHISKEMNELNFIRCQRIPKHPGADWHDLLDEKVKLSTGQIVDLIPWCLPNTAKRHNQWKGLFGRLDWEGNFPTSITDPQPMGKVGMCFHPDQDRIITVRECARSQGFLDSYHFSGNIQNRHKQIGNAVPPPLAYVLGLKLKEAVDAKSSSA, encoded by the exons ATGCCTTCAacgaagaaagagaaaatcatTGATAACACCAAGGTGGAACATGAAATAATGACAGACATGAAGGAAGAGCCTGTCGAGGATGGTGAAGAACCTGTTGCTCGCAAGAGGCCGAAGAGAGCTGCTGCATGCTCAAATTTCAAGGAGAAATCTGTCAGGTTATCTGATAAATCTGCAGTTCTTGAATCAAAGAAAAACCGTCAAGTGGAGGAAGAGATGGCTGCCGTTGATTTGACCAAACTTGGTCCTGAAGATCTTCCACCATGCAGAAAACTTCTAGACTTCATCTTGCATGATGCTGATGGAAACCCTCAGCCTTTTGAAATGTCTGAAATTGATGATCTTTTTATCACTGCTCTTGTCATGCCCATGGATGATGAtttggagaaagagagagaaaggggagtAAAATGTGAAGGATTTGGGCGGATTGAGTCTTGGTCAATTTCTGGTTATGATGAAGGGTCAGCGGTAGTTTGGATTTCAACTGAAAGTGTAGATTATGAATGTGTAAAACCTGCAAGCAGTTACAGAAGGTTCTATGATCATTTCTATGACAAGGCATGCATTTGTGTTGAGGTTTACAGAAAACTAGCCAGATCTGTTGGTGGAAATCCAGATTTAAGTCTTGAAGAGCTACTTGCTGCTGTTGTCCGTTACATGAATGGAACCAAGAATGCCTCTGGTGGATTTATTAGTAAAGATTTTGTGATCTCTCTTGGTGAATTCATATACAAACAGCTAGTTGGATTGGATGAGACCACAGAGAACAGTCATGTGAATTTAGCCACATTGCCAGCTCTTGTTGCTTTAAGAGATGAATGTAAAAGTAGAATAGAGTACAATAGGGTGCCTCCAATGGTCTCAAATGGTAGCGTGAAGATTAATGAAGGAGGAAATCTGGAGGGTACTGAAGATGAGGATGAGAAACTAGCACGGTTgttgcaggaggaggaagagtgGAAGTTGATGAAGCAGCAGAGGGGCCGTCGTTCTGGGACTTCTCAAAggaatatatatatcaaaatcaGTGAGGCAGAGATTGCTAATGATTATCCTTTGCCTGCATACTATGAACCCTCTGTTGAAGAAATGGATGAGTATATCTACTTCGACAGTGACAGCAGCTACATGTCCTATCCTGACCTTCCCAGAAGAGTTCTGGACAACTGGGCTTTATATAATTCTGACTCAAGACTTATTTCTTTAGAGCTAATCCCAATGAAGCCCTGCACAGAAATTGATGTGACAGCTTTTGGATCTGGTAACATGAGAATGGATGATGGTAGTGGGTTCTGTTTAGAGGCTGACCCAGGCCAGTCTTCTTCAAATACATTTGACAACCTGGATTGTGGGTTTCCAATATATCTGAGCGCAATTAAGGAATGGATGATTGAATTTGGCTCTTCCATTATTTTCGTATCAATTCGAACAGATTGTGCCTG GTACAGATTAGGAAAGCCGACAAAGCAGTATGCTCCATGGTTTGAACCAGTCCTTAAAACTGCAAATGTTGCTATTAGTATCATCAAGTTGTTGAAAGAACAAAGCCGGGTGTCAAGGCTTTCCTTTGCAGATGTGATCAAGAAAGTTTCAGAGTTTGAAAAGCGTCATCCTGCGTACATATCCTCAAATCTGACATTGGTAGAGAGATATATTGTTGTGCATGGTCAGATTATCCTTCAGCAATTTGCTGAGTATCCAGATGAGAACATTCGAAAGTGTGCTTTTGTCACTGGCCTTTCAGACAAGATGATGGAAAGACGTCACACAAAACTTGTTATGAAGAAAAAAGTTGTGGTAAAGAAAGAAGCAAATCTGAATCCAAGTGCAACAATGAGGCCTGTGTTGTCCAAGAGGGATGTAATGCGTGCTACAACAACAAGGCTGATAAATAGGATATGGAGTGATTACTACTCCAATTACTTTCCAGAGGATTCAAAGGAGGATTATCATGAATTGAAAGATGTTGAGGAACCAGAAGagaatgaagaggaagaaaTGGAAGAAGAGAACATATTGATCCAGGGGGAGATTGATTCAAAGCCCTGGTCATCCGTACAGTCTCACAAGCCAAAGCTTAATTCTAAGGAAATAAAATGGGATGGGGAACTAACTGACAGAAAAGATTCTGGGGAAACTCTTTATGGACGAGCAGTTGTTCGTGGAACTGTAGTTGCCATTGGTGGAGCAGTAACTGTAGAAGCTGATGAATTGGAAGAAATGCCAACTATATTATTTGTTGAGTACATGTTTGAAAAACTTGATGGCATGAAAATGGTACATGGCAGGGTAATGAAGAAAGGATCTCAAACTGTTCTTGGAAATGCTGCAAATGAGAGGGAGGTTTTCCTGACTAATGAATGCATGGAATTTGAACTGGGAGATATTAAAGAATCTGTAACTGTGGAAATTCGGTCACGGTTATGGGGACACAAGCATAGAAAGGAGTACTTTGATGAGGATAAGATTGATAGGGCAAAGGCAgaggagagaaaaaggaaaggactgCCTATGGAATTCTTCTGCAAAAGCTCATATTGGCCTCAGCAAGGTGCCTTTTTGTCTCTTCCTTATGATGACTTGGGCCTTGGAACTGGTGTTTGCAACTCATGCAAACAGAGAGCATCAGAGAGCAATGAATTTAAAATAAACTCCATGACAAGTTTTGTGTACAAGAAGATCGAGTACAATGTCCATGACTTTTTGTATGTCACACCCCAGTTTTTTGGTGAGAACAAATTCGAGGATCGTGGAACTTTTAAGGCTGGCCggaatgtgggactaaaagccTATGTTGTGTGCCATTTGCTAGAAATTGATGTTACTGCAGGGCCTAAACAGCCTACCCCAAAATCAACCCAGGTCAAGGTCAGAAGATTTTACAGACCTGAAAATATTTCTGCTGCAAAAGCATATGGTTCTGATATTAGAGAA GTTTATTACAGTGAAGAGATAGTTAGTGTGCCCGTAGAGATGATAGAGGGTAAATGCGAAGTGAGAAAGAGAAATGATCTGCCAAATCTGGACTTCCCTGTGGTTATTGATCATGTGTTCTTTTGTGACTATTCTTATGATCCTGTAAAAGGAGCTCTCAATCAG TTGCCTGCCAATGTGAAATTTGCCTCCTTGACACGAAAGGCATCTAAAACTACTCTGAAAAAGAATAAGGGTAAGGAAAAATGTAAAGAAGGTAGGCAAGATGGCTCCAATAAATTGAAGGACATAGCCCAAGAAAACCAGTTGGCTACGCTAGATATTTTTGCTGGTTGTGGAGGCCTGTCAGCGGGATTACAGCAATCCG GTGTTTCATTTACAAAATGGGCAATTGAATATGAACAGCCAGCTGGTGAAGCATTTAGTAAAAATCATCCGGAAACCTTGATGTTTATAGACAATTGCAATGTAATTTTAAG GGCTATTATGGAGAAGTGTGGGGATGCAGATGATTGCATTGCAACTGATGAGGCTGTTAAATTGACAGCTGGGCTTGATGAGGAGAAGCTTAAGAACCTGCCAATGCCGGGTGAAGTAGATTTCATCAATGGGGGGCCTCCATGCCAG GGCTTTTCTGGCATGAATAGATTCAGTCAAAGCACATGGAGTAAAGTACAATGTGAGATGATTCTAGCATTTCTATCTTTCGTCGAATATTTCCGGCCACGTTTCTTCCTTTTGGAGAACGTgagaaattttgtttcattcaaTAAGGGGCAAACATTCCGATTGACTCTTGCTTCACTATTGGAAATGGGATACCAG GTGCGGTTTGGAATTCTGGAGGCAGGAGCTTATGGTGTGCCACAATCAAGAAAAAGAGCATTTATTTGGGCAGCTTCTCCCAAGGAGACTCTTCCCAAGTGGCCAGAACCTATGCATGTCTTTGCTAGTCCAGAACTGAAGATAACAATGCCTGGTGGTGTGCACTATGCTGCTGTTCGGAGTACTGCTGGTGGAGCACCATTCCGTTCCATAACTGTTCGGGATACGATAGGGGATCTTCCACCAGTCCCTAATGGAGCTTCAAAACCCACAATTGAA TATGGAAGCCAACCAGTTTCCTGGTTTCAAAAGCTAATTCGAGGTAACATGTTTGCCCTGAATGATCACATCTCCAAAGAAATgaatgaactgaattttattcgGTGTCAACGAATTCCAAAGCATCCAGGTGCTGACTGGCATGACCTCCTGGATGAAAAG GTTAAACTATCAACTGGGCAAATAGTGGATTTGATTCCATGGTGCCTACCGAACACTGCAAAGAGGCACAATCAATGGAAGGGGCTCTTTGGGAGGTTGGACTGGGAAGGAAATTTCCCTACTTCGATCACAGATCCCCAGCCCATGGGAAAGGTCGGAATGTGCTTTCACCCTGACCAAGATAGGATTATCACAGTCCGCGAATGTGCACGGTCTCAA GGATTTCTCGATAGCTACCATTTTTCAGGGAATATTCAGAATAGGCACAAGCAAATTGGTAATGCTGTCCCTCCTCCACTTGCCTATGTGCTAGGTTTGAAACTGAAGGAAGCTGTTGATGCAAAGTCTTCTTCAGCTTGA